From Bos mutus isolate GX-2022 chromosome 5, NWIPB_WYAK_1.1, whole genome shotgun sequence, one genomic window encodes:
- the LOC102287604 gene encoding olfactory receptor 8S1 codes for MATGNHSSIKEFILLGLSADTHIQALLFVLFLMIYLLTLLGNLLIILVTHTDSTLHTPMYFFLSHLSFQDLFYSSVTVPKMLENLLSQRKVISVEGCMAQVFFVFATTGIEACLLSVMAYDRYAAICHPLLYRQVMRKQLCVRLVWGSWVVAFLDALINILLALDLDFCEVQTIHHYSCELPSLFPLSCSDISTNAAMLLSSALLHAIGTCLLIFFSYIRIVSTILSISSTTGRSKTFSTCSSHLTAVILFYGSAILRYLMPTSGSPLELILSIQYSVITPLVNPLIYSLKNKEVKAALRRTILKYLQCLR; via the coding sequence ATGGCCACAGGGAATCACAGCAGCATTAAGGAGTTCATCCTCCTCGGGCTGTCTGCCGACACCCACATCCAGGCTCTGCTCTTTGTCCTATTCCTGATGATTTACCTTCTGACTCTTCTGGGGAACCTGCTGATAATACTTGTGACCCATACAGATTCTACCCTCCATACACCCATGTACTTCTTCTTGAGCCATCTCTCGTTCCAAGACCTCTTCTATTCTTCAGTCACTGTACCCAAGATGCTTGAGAACCTCCTGTCTCAGAGGAAAGTCATCTCAGTAGAGGGATGCATGGCTCAGGTCTTCTTTGTGTTTGCCACCACCGGGATTGAGGCTTGCCTGCTCtcagtgatggcctatgaccgctatgctGCCATCTGCCACCCTCTGCTCTACAGACAGGTGATGAGGAAACAGCTGTGTGTGAGGTTGGTGTGGGGCTCCTGGGTCGTGGCCTTTCTGGATGCACTCATCAACATTCTCCTGGCTTTGGATTTGGACTTCTGCGAGGTTCAAACCATCCACCACTACTCCTGTGAGTTgccttccctctttcccctctccTGCTCTGATATCTCCACCAATGCCGCAATGCtgctctcctctgccctcctgcaTGCCATTGGGACCTGCCTCCTGATCTTCTTCTCTTACATCCGCATTGTCTCCACCATTCTGAGCATTAGCTCCACCACAGGCAGAAGCAAGaccttctccacctgctcctcccacctcacTGCAGTGATCCTGTTCTATGGCTCAGCCATTCTTCGTTATCTCATGCCAACCTCAGGTTCGCCTCTGGAGTTGATCCTCTCCATACAGTACAGTGTAATCACCCCCCTGGTGAATCCTCTCATCTACAGCTTGAAGAACAAAGAGGTGAAAGCAGCTCTGAGAAGAACgattctaaaatatttacaatgtctCAGATAG
- the LOC102287312 gene encoding olfactory receptor 8S1-like → MALRNHSTITEFILLGLSADPKVQILLFVLFMGIYLLTMMGNLILLLVIRADSHLHTPMYFFLSHLSFLDLCFSSVTVPKLLENLLSKEKIISKEGCLTQAFFVFDIGGTEVFLLSVMAYDRYAAICYPLLYSQVMSSQLCVRLVWASWGLGFLDAVFNIPLAMNLNFCENHIISHYTCELPSLFPLSCSDISTNVTVLTGSTLLHGFGTFFLILFSYTRIVSTILSISSTTGRSKAFSTCSSHLTAVSFFYVSAFLRYLMPTSGSPLELIFSIQYGVVTPLANPLIYSLKNKEVKTALRRTLGKCLQW, encoded by the coding sequence ATGGCCTTGAGGAACCACAGCACCATCACTGAGTTCATCCTCCTTGGGCTGTCTGCTGATCCCAAAGTCCAGATACTGCTCTTTGTGCTTTTCATGGGGATTTACCTCCTAACCATGATGGGGAACCTGATTCTGCTGCTGGTGATCAGAGCTGATTCCCATCTCCACACACCTATGTACTTCTTTCTGAGTCACCTCTCTTTCCTGGATCTTTGCTTCTCTTCAGTCACAGTTCCCAAGCTCCTGGAGAACCTCCTGtctaaagagaaaattatttcaaaggagGGCTGCCTGACTCAAGCCTTCTTTGTGTTTGACATTGGAGGGACAGAAGTCTTCTTGCTCTCAGTGATGGCCTATGATCGCTATGCTGCCATCTGCTACCCTCTGCTCTACAGTCAGGTGATGAGCAGCCAGCTCTGTGTGAGGTTGGTATGGGCTTCATGGGGCCTGGGTTTTCTGGATGCAGTTTTCAACATCCCTCTGGCTATGAACTTGAACTTCTGTGAGAACCATATCATCTCCCACTATACCTGTGAActgccctctctcttccctttgtcCTGCTCTGATATTTCCACCAATGTCACTGTCCTGACAGGCTCCACACTGCTACATGGCTTTGGTACCTTCTTCCTGATCTTATTCTCCTACACACGCATTGTTTCCACCATCCTGAGCATCAGCTCCACCACAGGCAGGAgcaaagccttctccacctgctcctcccacctcacTGCAGTGAGCTTCTTCTATGTCTCAGCTTTCCTCCGTTATCTTATGCCAACCTCAGGTTCACCTCTGGAGCTGATCTTTTCCATACAGTATGGTGTAGTTACTCCGCTAGCGAATCCCCTCATCTATAGCCTCAAAAACAAAGAAGTAAAGACAGCTCTGAGAAGAACCCTGGGGAAATGTTTGCAATGGTAG